The genomic window CGACCAGCTGCCGGGCTGGCCCGAGCAGGTGCGGCTGATGCAGAAGAACTGGATCGGCAAGAGCACCGGCGTACGCTTCGCCTTCCCCGTTCAACTTTCCGGCGCAGCCGCACAAACCTCCCCGCCCCTTCAAGGGGAGGGGCCGGGGGCGGGGATGGGGGACGCCCCCCTGCCCGACAAGCTGTGGGTGTTCACCACCCGCGCCGACACCATCATGGGCGTCACCTTCTGTGCGGTGGCCGCCGAGCACCCGCTGGCGACGCACGCGGCGAAGAACAATCCCGAACTGGCTGCCTTCATCGACGAATGCAAGCAGGGCGGCGTCGCCGAGGCCGATCTGGCGACGATGGAAAAGAAGGGCATGCCGACCGGCATCTTCGTGCAGCACCCGCTGACCGGCGAGAAAGTCGAAGTCTGGGTCGGCAACTACGTGCTGATGGGCTACGGCGAAGGCGCGGTGATGGCCGTACCGGCGCACGACGAGCGCGACTTCGCGTTCGCCAAGAAATACAAGCTGGCGATCAAGCAGGTCATCGCCGCCGACGGCGAGACCTTCAGCCTCGACGGCTGGCAGGAGTGGTACGGCGACAAGACGAAGGGCAAGTGCGTCAATTCCGGCAAGTACGACGGCCTGTCGTACGAGGCCGCGGTCGACGCGATCGCCGCCGACCTCGCCGCCAAGGGCCTGGGCGAGAAGAAGGTGCAGTTCCGCCTGCGCGACTGGGGCATCTCGCGCCAGCGCTACTGGGGCTGCCCGGTGCCGATCATCCACTGCCCGAGCTGCGGCGACGTGCCGGTGCCCGACGACCAGCTGCCGGTCGTGCTGCCGGAGAACGTCGAGATCACCGGCGCCGGTTCGCCGCTGGCCAGGATGCCCGAGTTCTACGAATGCAGCTGCCCGAAGTGCGGCGGCGCCGCGAAGCGCGAGACCGACACGATGGACACCTTCGTCGAGTCGTCCTGGTATTTCCTGCGCTACGCCTGCCCGGACAACGACCAGGCGATGGTCGACGAGCGCCTCGCCTACTGGTGCCAGGGCGGCATCGACCAGTACATCGGCGGCATCGAGCACGCGATCCTGCACCTGCTCTACTCGCGCTTCTGGACCAAGCTGATGCGCGACGTCGGCCTGTTCAGGTTCCCGTCGGGCGAGCTGAAGCTCGACGAACCCTTCGCCAACCTGCTGACGCAGGGCATGGTCGTCGCCCCGACCTTCTACCGCGACGCCGGCGACGGCAAGAAGCGGTGGATCAATCCGGCCGACGTCGACGTCGCCACCGACGAGCGCGGCCGCCCGACCGGCGCCACGCTGAAGGCCGACGGCCAGCCGGTGATCATCGGCGGCACCGAGAAGATGTCGAAGTCGAAGAACAACGGCGTCGACCCGCAGGCGCTGATCGACCAGTACGGCGCCGACACCGCCCGCCTGTTCATCATGTTCGCCTCGCCCCCGGACCAGTCGCTGGAATGGTCGGACGCCGGCGTCGAGGGCGCCTTCCGCTTCCTGAAGCGCCTGTGGAAGCTGACCCACGACCACGTCGCGCAGGGCCTCGTTCCCGCTTTCTCGGGGGGCGAACTGCCGGCCGCGCTGAAGGACTTCCGCCGCCAGCTGCACCAGACCATCGGCAAGGTGGCCGACGACTACGGCCGGCGCAAGCAATTCAACACCGCGATTGCCGCGGTCATGGAACTGCTCAACGCCTTCGCCAGGTTGCCGGACGACGCCACCGCGCGCGCGGTCAAGCAGGAGGCGCTGGAAGCGGCGACGCTGATGCTCTTCCCGATCGTGCCGCACCTCTGTCACACGCTCTACACCGAACTGCGCCCGGGCCTCGACGCCGGCACGCAGGCCTTCCCGAAGGCCGATGCCGCGGCGCTGACCCAGGACGAGATCGAGCTGATGCTGCAGGTGAACGGCAAGCTGCGCGGCAGCCTGAAGGTGGCCGCCACTGCCGACAAGGCGGCGATCGAGGCGCTGGCATTGGCATCGGAGGCCGCGCAGAAGTTCATGGAAGGCAAGCCGGCGAAGAAGGTCGTCGTCGTGCCGGGCCGCCTGGTCAATATCGTCGCCTGAGGAAACCCGCATGCGCGCCGTACTCGCCTGTCTGACGCTGGCCCTTTCGCTGCAGCTCTCGGCCTGCGGCTTCCAGCTGCGCGGCGCCTACCAGCTGCCGTACGAGAGCCTGCACATCGCGCTGCCCGACGCCTCGGTGATCGGCGCCGGGCTGAAGCGGCAGATCCGCGCCGGCGGCGGCACGCGCCTGGTCGACACGCGCGACGAGGCGCAGGGTAGCTTCATGCAGACCGCCGACCTGCGCGAGCGGCAGATCCTGTCGCTGAACACCGCCGGCCGCGTGCGCGAAGTGCGCCTGCGCTATCGTTTCGCCTACCGCGTCGTCGACCCGAAGGGCCGCGAGCTGGTGCCGACCACCGGCATCGAACTGACCCGCGACCTGACTTACGACGACTCGGCGGTGCTGGCCAAGGAGCAGGAAGAACTGATCCTCTGGCGCGACATGGAGAACGACCTGGTGCAGCAGGTGCTGCGCCGGCTGGCCGCCGTCAAGCCGGTCGTCCCGCAGGAAATCCGCTGACATGCTGCTCAAGGGCGAGCAGCTCGACGCCCACCTCGCCGGCGCGCTGAAGCCGGTCTACGTCGCCTGGGGCGACGAACCGCTGCTGGTCATCGAAGCCGCCGACGCGATCCGCGCCGCCGCGCGCCGGCAGGGATTCGACGAGCGCGAGGTGCTCACCGCGCTCGCCGGATTCGACTGGAACCAGCTGCTGCAGTCCGCCGGCAACCTGTCGCTGTTCGGCGGCAGGAAGCTGATCGACCTGCGCATCCCGACCGGCAAGCCCGGCCGCGACGGCAGCGCCGCGCTGCAGGACTACTGCGCGCGCTGCGGCCCGGACACGGTGCTGCTGGTGACGCTGCCGGCGCTCGACTGGAAGGAGGAGAAGGCCGCGTGGCTGACCGCGCTCGGCAACGCCGGCGTTGCGGTAAAGCTCGTTGCGCCGACGCTGGCCGAGCTGCCGGGCTGGATCGCCAACCGCCTGCGCCGCCAGGAACAGAGCGCCGAGCGCGAGGCGCTGGCCTTCATCGCCGAACGCGTCGAGGGCAACCTGCTCGCCGCGCAGCAGGAAATCCGCAAGCTCGGCCTGCTTTATCCGAAAGGCCAGCTGACGCTGGCGCAGGTCAGCGAGGCGGTGCTCAACGTCGCCCGCTTCGACCTCGACGGCCTGCGCGAAGCGCTGCTCGCCGGCGACGTCGCGCGCCTCGCGCGCACGCTGGACGGGCTGAAACAGGAAGGCGAGGCGCCGCCGCTGGTACTGTGGGCGATCACCGAGGAAGTGCGGGCGCTGGCGCAGATCCGCAGCGGCCTGGCCGAAGGACAGCCGCTCGACGGCCTGCTGCGCGACGCGCGGGTCTGGGGATTACGTCAGGGCTTGATGAAAAAGGCGGTCGGCCGGACCAGCCTGGAGCAGGCGCGCGATGCGCTGGCGCAGGCCGGACGGCTGGACCGCATGATCAAGGGCTTGGCCGGCGGCGACGTCTGGAACGAATTCCTCCGCCTCGGCCTGAAGCTGTCCGCTCCGGCCCGCTGAGCCCAAGCCCGCGACGGTATTTCAGGTTCCGGTACGCGCCGCGTCCGAGTCGCCCACCGGCTCGTCGTTTTCCAGGGATTCCCAGGCGCAGTTGCGCAGCGCCCGGACGTCGTGCAAGGCATCGCACTGCGTCTCGCGCACCAGGCATTCGCCCTGGCATTCCTCGGCAACGACCACCAGACTGAGTTCCTCGTCCACGTGGCGTTCCCCGTCCCAGAAGCTACAGGTCGCGCAGACCTTCACTTCGGTGGGGAGAATGAGTTTCTTTTCCATCTTCGATACTCTCCGACTTTCGCGTGAGAGTTTAATCCCGGCAAAGAGTTCCCGTTGCGATTCTAACAGGGGCGGCGGCTATAATCCCCGTCTTACCTTGAAAATACGCAAGACCATGGACATCCAGCAGTACATGCAGACCGTCGGCCGCCAGGCGCGCGCCGCTTCGCGCGCCGCCGCCCGCGCCGACACCAACCAGAAGAACCGCGCCCTCGTGGCGATCGCCGCCGCCATCCGCCGTGATGCGGCGGCGCTGCTCGCCGCCAACGGCGAGGACCTCACCGCCGCCCGCGCGGCCGGGCTCGAGCCGGCGCTGCTCGACCGCCTGACGCTCACCGAGAAGGGGGTCGCCGCGATGGCCGAGGGCGTCGAGCAGGTCGCCGCGCTGCCCGACCCGGTCGGCGAGATTGCCGACGTCAAGTTCCGCCCGTCCGGCATCCAGGTCGGCAAGATGCGCGTGCCGCTCGGCGTCATCGGCATCATCTACGAGGCACGGCCGAACGTGACGGCGGATGCCGCGGCGCTGTGCCTGAAGTCGGGCAACGCGGCGATCCTGCGCGGCGGCTCGGAGGCGATCCGCAGCAACCGCGCGATCGCCGCCTGCGTGCGCGAGGGGCTCGCTGCGGCCGGGCTCCCGGACACCGTCGTGCAGGTGATCGACACCACCGACCGTGCCGCGGTCGGCGAGCTGATCACGATGCGCGAATTCGTCGACGTGATCGTGCCGCGCGGCGGCAAGGGACTGATCTCGCGCCTGCTCGCCGAATCGCGGGTGCCGATGATCCAGCACCTCGACGGCAACTGCCACGTCTACCTCGACGACGCCGCCGATGCGGCAAAGGCCCTGAAGATCGTCGAAAACGCCAAGACGCAGCGCTACGGCACCTGCAACACCGCCGAATCGCTGCTCGTCGCGCGTTCGCGCGCCGCCGAACTGCTGCCGCCGGTCGCCGCGATGCTGACGGCGAAGGGGGTCGAGATCCGCGGCTGCGCCGAAACGCAGGCGCTGGTGAAGGAAGCGAAGGCGGCGACGGAAGAGGACTACTACACCGAATTCCTCGCGCCGATCATCTCGGTGAAGGTGGTCGGCGGACTCGACGAGGCGATCGCGCACATCAACCAGTACTCGTCGCACCATACCGACGCCATCGTCAGCGAGAACTACACGGCGGCGATGCGCTTCCTGCGCGAGGTCGATTCGTCGTCGGTGATGATCAACGCCTCGACGCGCTTCGCCGACGGTTTCGAGTACGGGCTGGGCGCCGAGATCGGCATCTCGACCGACAAGATTCACGCGCGCGGCCCGGTCGGCCTGGAAGGACTGACCAGCCAGAAATGGATCGTGCTCGGCGACGGCAACGTGCGCGGCTGAGGCCGCCGGCTTCGCTCAGGCGCCCCAAGGGCACGCCCCCTTCGCCTCGCGATGCGTGCGTCGGTTACTCCGGCGTCGCGATCTCCTCGAAGGTGACACGCTCGTAGTCGTCCCCCTCGCCGAGCAGCGTGGCCAGCCGCACGTTGCGCGACTGCCCTTCGACGACCAGGCGGTAGCAGGCGTCCTCGGCGTAGGTGCTTTTCGGCAGCAGCAATTCCTGCTGCGCGCCGGACAGCAGGACGGCATCGATGAAGCCGTGCCCGGTCAGCTCGCGCATTCCTGACCACGGCCCGCGGTCTATCTTCTGCAGCGGCTTCACCTGCGCGCAGACCGGCACTCCCGGCAGCTTCTCGACCCCCGCCAGCAGACGCCCCGAGGTGTCGCGCCGGAGCCGGCGGATGATCCCCGCCCGCCAGTCCACCTCGCCGGCCAGACGGTAGCCGACCAGCCGCCCGACGGCGTGCTTGGCCAGCAGGTGCGGCAGCTGCACGCCGATGCCGCCGTCGCTGACATCGCGCAACTGCCAGGTCTCGATCTGCTGCCCGGCTGGCTCCAGCCGCGCCAGCAGGTCGAGCGGATCGGCGGGAATTTCCGGCTCGGGCGCAACCTCTTCGACATTGGCGACCCCCTCCGCAGTACCGAAGCGGTTGCGCCGCATGATGTCGAGATAGGTGTCGTAGTCGATCCGCCGCCCCGAGCGCGCCAGCGCCGAACATGCCGCCATCCGCCGCAGCAGGCCGAAGCCGAACACCGCCCGCGCCTCGCCGCGGGTGTTGCTGCGTTGCTGGCGGCGTTGCGGCGCGTGTGCCGACCAGGCCATCGCCAGCAGGTGCAGTGCGTCCCGCAGCGACAGCGGCGGCAGGTGCGCATAGGCCAGCCAGTCGGGCACGCTGCTGTCGCGGTTGGCGCGCAGCACCGAGACGACGCGGACGATCTGCGCGCGCAGGCTGTCGAAGCCGACGTAGCCGACCGACGGCGGGTAGGTCTGCGCCGGATCCCGGCGGAACGGCCCCTGTGGCGACATCGGGTCGAGGCAGTAGAGCTCGCCGCCAAGCGGCTGCGCGCGCACCACGAGCGCCCCGGAATGTCGGCGCAGCAGCGCGTCGGCAACCTCGATGTGGGGCTGCGGCATACCGTCCAGCGGCGCCAGCTCGAGATAGACGCCGACCAAGTACTCGCGCCAGACGCTGCTCGGCTCCTCGCCCGGATAGACCGGGACCTGCGCCTGGCTGGCACCGCGTTCGCGCGCCCAGGCCAGCAGCCGGCCGGCCTTGTCCCACCACGCCCCATCCGGCGCGCGATAGCGCAGCCGCTGCATCTTCTTTTCCAGCACCAGCGCCCGCATCGCGCGCGCAGCGAGGCGCGGCAGCAAGGTCTTGTCCTCGTCCGCGGCGAGCTGCGGGTCGGCCAGGCACAGCGCATAGGCCTGCGCCGCGGCCGCGTAGTGCTCGACCAGGGTCTGCCAGACCTTGGCGCTCAGGTGCAGGCGCTGCTTCGGATCGAGCCAGGTCGACCAGGTCGCCAGCAACGGCGCCTGGACGAACTCGTCGAGGCGGACCACGGCGCGGCGGAAGGCCGGCGCGTCGAGCAGCGCCGCCAGATCCTCGGCGCCGGACAGCCAATGGTCGACATCGAGGACCGCCCCCTCGCCTTCTTCGACGCGGATTTCGGCCAGCGTCGCGGCGATGCGTTTCTCGGAAGCAAGAGGATGGTCGTCCTCTTCCTTGCGGAAACGGGAAATCAACTTCTCTAGCATGACCCCTCGAAGTCATTCGTTATAACTTTAATCATACCCCTCCTCGCCGCGGCAAATCCCCCTACCGTACGGTATGGTCGATATGGCAAACTTGCCGAATCTGCCTTCACTATCGGCAGATAACACAAAAATTCAAGACATCAAACTTCAGGAGACAGCATGAAACGTACCACCCTGGCGGCCCTTGCCGCCATCGCCACCCTCCAGATCAGCACCGCCGGCGCCGTCGAGATCGAGGGCTTCCGCTTCGACGACGCGCTCAGGCTCGGCAACGCCGAGCTGGTGGTCAATGGTACCGGCGTCCGCTCCAAATTCGGCAAGCGCTACGCGATGGCGCTCTACCTGCCGGCGAAGTCCGCCGATCCGAAGGCGATCCTCGCCGCCAAAGGGCCGAAGCGGATCGCCATCAGCCTGATCAAGGACGTCGACGGCGACACCTTCGCCGGCGCCGTCAGCAAGGGCATCAACAACAACAGCAGCGATGCCGAGAAGGCGGTGCTGAAGGAGCGCGTCAAGCAGCTCGCCGACACCGTCGTCGCGCTCGGCGAGATCAAGGCCGGCTCCAGCATCGTCTTCGACTGGCTGCCGGAGAAGGGGACCGTGCTGACGATCAACGGCCAGCCCAGGGGCCGCGAGATCGCCGGCGAGGACTTCTACGCGGCGCTGCTCAAGGTCTGGCTGGGCGACGATCCGGTGCAGAACGACCTGAAGCAGGGCTTGCTTGGCAAAGCCAGCTGACCTAACGATAATCGGCATCAACAACAACAAACAACGGGGCCCGTCGCGAACGGGCCTCGTCGCATACGAAGCACCACCACCAGAGGAAAGGAGTCCCCGATGTCCCGACTGCTGCGTCAACTGCTGCTCGTCGTATCCCTCGCCGCCGGCGCCACCGCCGGCCACGCGGCGGAATTCATCAACGTCCTCACCGGCGGCACCAGCGGCGTCTATTACCCGCTCGGCGTCGCGCTGTCGCAGATCTACGGCAAGGCCATTCCCGGCGCGAAGACCTCGGTGCAGGCGACCAAGGCCTCGGCGGAGAACCTCAACCTGCTGCAGGCCGGCCGCGGCGAGATCGCCTTCACGCTCGGCGACTCGCTGTCGGACGCCTGGAAGGGCGACGCCGAGGCCGGCTTCAAGGCACCGCTGAACAAGCTGCGCGGCGTCGCCGGCGTCTACCCGAACTACATCCAGATCGTCGCCGCCGCCGATTCCGGCATCAAGTCGCTCGCCGACCTCAAGGGCAAGCGCATCTCGGTCGGCGCGCCGAAGTCCGGCACCGAGCTCAACGCCCGCGCCGTGCTCAAGGCGGCCGGCCTCAGCTACAAGGACTTCGCCAAGGTCGAGTACCTGCCCTTCGGCGAGTCGGTCGAGCTGATGAAGAACCGCCAGCTCGACGTCACGCTGCAGTCGGCCGGCCTCGGCGTCGCCTCGCTGCGCGACCTCGCCACCGCGGTCAAGATCGTCGTCGTGCCGGTGCCGGCTGACGTCGTCGCCAAGGTCGGCGACCCGGCCTACCAGCCGGGGACGATCCCGGCGAAGACCTATGAAGGGCAGAACGAGGAGGTGCCGACCGTCGCCATCCAGAATTTCCTGGTGACGCACGAGGGCGTGCCGGCGGAAACGGTGTACGCGATGACCCGGTCGCTGTTCGACAACCTCGACCAGATGGTCGCCGCGCACGCCGCGGCAAAGGCGATCAGGAAGGAGAACGCAGCGAAGAACATGCCGCTGCCGCTGCACCCCGGCGCCGAGAAGTACTATCGCGAAGCCGGCCTGCTCAGGTAAGGCGCGCCGCCCATGAGCCACGCCCAGCCCCACGGCGCGGCGGAGGAGTTCAGCGAGCACGGCCTGGCCCGGCCCCTGTCGGGGTTCGGGCTCAAGGCCGTGGTCGCCGTCGCCCTCTGCTTCTCCACCTACCAGCTCGTCGTCGCCGCCTTCCACCCGCTGTCGTCGCTGGTGATGCGCTCGCTGCACGTCGGTTTCCTGCTGCTGCTCACCTTCCTGCTTTATCCAGCGACGAAACGCGGCGCGCGCCACGGCGGCATCGCCTGGCACGACTGGGGATTCGCCGCCGCCGCCTTCGCCCTCGCGTGCTACCAGTGGGTGTTCGAGGCCGACCTGATCCAGCGCGCCGGCGACCCGACGACGACCGACATCGCCGTCGGCTGCGTCGTCGTGCTGCTGTTGTTCGAGGCGGCGCGGCGCATCCTCGGCCTCGCGCTGCCGCTGGTCTGCCTCGCCTTCCTCGCCTACGGCCTGTTCGGCCAGCACCTGCCGGGCGACCTCGCGCACCGCGGCTATGCCTTCGCGCAGATCGTCGACCAGCTCGCCTTCGGTACCGAAGGCATCTACGGCATCCCGACGCTGGTCTCGGCGACCTACATCTTCCTGTTCATCCTGTTCGGCGCCTTCCTCGAACACGCCGGCATGATCCACCTGTTCAACAGCCTCGCGCTCGGCCTGGTCGGCCACACCAAGGGCGGCCCGGCGAAGGTGGCGGTGCTCTCGTCCGGGCTGATGGGCACGATCTCCGGCTCCGGCGTCGCCAACGTGCTGACCACCGGCCAGTTCACGATCCCGCTGATGAAGCGCTTCGGCTACTCCGGCGTCTTCGCCGGCGCGGTCGAGGCAACCGCGTCGATGGGCGGCCAGATCATGCCGCCGGTGATGGGCGCGGTCGCCTTCATCATGGCCGAGAACCTGAACGTACCCTACGCCGAGATCGTCAAGGCGGCGGCGATCCCGGCGATCCTCTACTACGTCACCGCCTTCTGGATGACGCACCTCGAAGCCGGCCGCAAGAGCCTGCTCGGCCTGCCCAAGGAGCAGTGCCCGAATCCGTGGCGCGCGCTGAAGGAAAGTTGGTACCTGATCCTGCCGCTCGCGGCCTTGGTCGCGATGCTCTTCTCCGGTTTCACGCCGATGTTCTCGGGCATGGTCGGGCTGTCGCTGACGGCGATCCTGATCCTCGGCGCGGCGATCGCCGCACGCCTCTCGTCGACCGCCTTCCGCTATGTCTTCTGGCTCGCCGTCGGGCTGGCGGCCGCGCTGTTCACGCAGGGCGGCATCCTCGTCATCATCGCGCTGATCGGCGCGCTGGCCGCCGTCTGCCTGTCGGTCAGGGGCGGCCGGCAGACGCTGCACACGATGAAGCAGAGCCTGGTCGACGGCGCGAAGCAGGCGCTGCCGGTCGGCGTCGCCTGTGCCATCGTCGGCATCATCATCGGCATCCTGACGCTGACCGGCGCCGCCTCGTCGTTCGCCGGCTACATCCTGCAGGTCGGCGAGAACAGCCTGTTCCTGTCGCTGCTGCTGACGATGCTGGTCTGCCTGATCCTCGGCATGGGCATCCCGACCATCCCGAACTACATCATCACCAGTTCGATCGCCGCGCCGGCGCTGCTCAAGCTCGGGGTACCGCTGATCGTCAGCCACATGTTCGTCTTCTACTTCGGCATCATGGCCGACCTGACGCCGCCGGTAGCGCTCGCCGCCTTCGCAGCGAGTTCGATCGCCAAGGAGTCGGCGATGAAGATCGGCGTCAAGGCGGTGCAGATCGCGATCGCCGGCTTCGTCGTGCCATACATGGCGGTCTATGACCCGCAGCTGATGCTGCAGGGCAATGTGACCGTTCTCGGCGTTGCCTACGTCGTTGCCAAGGCGCTGATCGCGATCGCGCTGTGGGGCGGCGCGGCGATCGGCTACCTGCGCACGCCGCTGAATCCGTTCGAGCGGGCCTTCGCGGCAGCGGCCGCCTTCATGCTCGTCGCCGCGATCCCGCTCACCGACGAGATCGGCTTCGCGATGAGCGCCGCCTTCGTCGGCTGGCACCTGTTCCGCTCGCGGCGGGCATGAGCGGGCTGTGCCTCGCCGCCGCCGGCCTCGTCGCGGCGCTGCCGCTGACCGGCTTCACGCTGTCCTGGACGCACTCGATCGAGAAAACGCGCTGGGAAGAGGACTGGCGCGTCGCCGGCGCGGCGCTCGAACTGCGCGAAGCGCGCATCCGCGGCAGCGGCGCCGGCATGGAGCCGCCCGCCGGTGCCCGCCACGAAGACGGCGTCTGGCGCTACGTCCCGTCCCACCCGACGCACGCGCGCGTCCGGCTGACGCACTCGCCGCACGCCGCCGGCTACGAGTTGTGCGCCGACGGCCGCTGCCGGCCGCTGGCTGACCTGCTGCCCGGGATCGGCGACAATGCGGTGATCGAACTGAGTGCCTGCCCCGTGCGCTGATCCGGAGCCCCCATGACTACGCAAGACTACGCCGCCATCGTCGCCGCCCCCGGCTTCGCCCTCGGCATCCGCTGCGCCGGCGCCGACTGGATCGAGGCGATCGAATTCCTGCCGCCGCAGGCGGCGCGGGCGGCGCGTACCCCGCTCGCCGGCGAAGCGGCACGCCAGCTGGCGGCCTGGCTGGACGATCCCGACTTCGCCTTCGGCCTGCCACTGAAGCCGTCCGGCACGGCCTTCCAGCGCCGCGTCTGGGCGCAGATCGCGACCATCCCGTGCGGCGAGACGCGTACCTACGGCGACGTCGCCCGCGCCCTGCACAACGCCCCGCGCGCCGTCGGCCAGGCCTGCGGCGCCAACCCGTTCCCGCTGGTGGTGCCCTGCCACCGCGTCGTCGCCGCCAACGGCGGCCTCGGCGGCTTCGACCGCCACGGCCGCGGCTTCCTGCTCGACATCAAGCGCTGGCTGCTGGCGCACGAACAGCGATGAGCGCGCCGCGCGGCCGCCCGCCGGCAGCGGCCGCCTTGCCGCTACCCCCGCTGGCGGCGGCCGATGCCGCCGAGATCGACGCCTTCTGCGACGCCGTCTGGCTGGAGGACGGTCTCGCCCGGACCTCGCTCGCCAGCTACCGCAGCGACCTCGCCCAGTTCGCCCGCTGGCTGGCAGCGGCCGGCCAACCGGGAGTGGCCGTCGCCGACGAAGCGGCGGTGACGCGCTACATCGCCGAACTGTCGCGCACGCTGCGCACCACCTCGCAGATGCGCCACCTGTCGACACTGCGCCGCTACTACCGCTGGCTGCTCGTCGAACGGCGCGTCGGCGAGGACCCGACGCGGCGCATCGCCAACCCGGCGCGGCCGGCGCGGCTGCCGAAGCCGATCAGCGAGGCGCAGGTCGAGACGCTGCTCGCCGCCCCGCCGGTCGGCACGCCGCTCGGCCAGCGCGACCGGGCGATGCTGGAGACCCTCTACGCCACCGGCCTGCGTGTCTCCGAGCTGGTTGGATTGAAGCTGCACGAGCTGAGCCTCGACATGGGACTCGTCCGCGTCTTCGGCAAGGGCGGCAAGGAGCGGCTGGTGCCGCTCGGCGAGGAGGCGGTGGCCTGGCTGAAGCGCTACCTCGCCGA from Azospira restricta includes these protein-coding regions:
- a CDS encoding methylated-DNA--[protein]-cysteine S-methyltransferase, which codes for MTTQDYAAIVAAPGFALGIRCAGADWIEAIEFLPPQAARAARTPLAGEAARQLAAWLDDPDFAFGLPLKPSGTAFQRRVWAQIATIPCGETRTYGDVARALHNAPRAVGQACGANPFPLVVPCHRVVAANGGLGGFDRHGRGFLLDIKRWLLAHEQR
- the xerD gene encoding site-specific tyrosine recombinase XerD, translating into MSAPRGRPPAAAALPLPPLAAADAAEIDAFCDAVWLEDGLARTSLASYRSDLAQFARWLAAAGQPGVAVADEAAVTRYIAELSRTLRTTSQMRHLSTLRRYYRWLLVERRVGEDPTRRIANPARPARLPKPISEAQVETLLAAPPVGTPLGQRDRAMLETLYATGLRVSELVGLKLHELSLDMGLVRVFGKGGKERLVPLGEEAVAWLKRYLADGRPALLGKRQSDAVFVTARAAAMTRQMFWHLIKGYAAAAGLDAGQISPHTLRHAFATHLINHGADLRVVQLLLGHADITTTQIYTHVARERLKALHAAHHPRG